The sequence below is a genomic window from Halostella salina.
GAACAGCGACACCATCTCGGTGAGGTTGTCGACGATCGAAACCATGGGCGTCGGTTCGGGACGACCATACTTGTGTGGTTCGGCTTCCCGCACCACTAAGAGCGTCCCGTGCCAAGGGGTCGGCCGTGACCGAAGACGCCTCGCTGACGGACTTCGACGGCGACGGGTCGGAGCCGGACGACGCCGCGGACCCGGCCACACCTGACGACACACCGAATCCCGCCACCTCGACCTACCGCTGGTCGCCCGACGGTACAGCCTGCCCGGACTGCGGCGACGCGGTCGAGCGACGCTGGCGCGACGGCGACCGGCTGGTGTGTGCCGACTGCAAGGAGTGGTGATCCCCGGACGCGACGGACACGTCAACGATCTACGAACAGCAACGTTACAAGCCTCGCCGCGCTAGGGAACGACACGATATTCGGGCGGTTCCCACCCTCGGCGTGCCGCCCGCCGGCCACGCTCACCATGACTGACGCACACGGATCCGACGCAGGACAGCGGACCCAGACCGCCGACCCGGCCCCGCTCTCGGTGGACGCCGCCGCCCGAGCGAGCAACGCGATCATCGACAACGTCGAGGAGGTGATCGTCGGCCACCACGACGAGATAGAGCACGTCCTCACCGCCGTCCTCGCCGACGGGCACGTACTGGTCGAGGACGTGCCCGGCGTGGGCAAGACGATGCTGGCGCGGGCCCTGTCCCGCTCGATCGACTGCTCGTTCAGCCGGGTGCAGTTCACGCCGGACCTGCTGCCCTCCGACATCACCGGCGTCAACGTGTTCAACCAGAAGACCCGGGAGTTCGAGTTCCAGCCCGGACCCGTCTTCGCCAACTTCGTGCTCGGCGACGAGATCAACCGCGCGCCGCCCAAGACCCAGAGCGCGCTGCTGGAGGCGATGGAGGAGGGACAGGTCACCGTCGACGGCGACACCCGGCCGCTGCCGGACCCCTTCACGGTCGTCGCCACGCAGAACGCCGTCGAGGGCGGCCGCACGTACGAACTCCCGATGGCGGAGGTCGACCGGTTCACGAAGAAGATCCATCTCGGCTACCCCGACCAGGACGAGGAGGCGAAGATGCTGGACCGCGTCGTCGGCGGCCACCCCATCGAGGAGCTGGAGCCGGTGACGGACGTCGAGACGGTCCGGCGCGCCCGGGCGACCGTGGCGAACGCGACCGTCAACGAGCCGGTCCGGGAGTACGCGAGCCGGCTCGCCGGCTACACCCGCGAGCACGCACAGCTCGGCGCGAGTCCGCGGGGGTCCATCGCGCTCCTCCGGTCGGCACAGGCGAGAGCCGTCCTCGACGGGCGGGACTACGTGATCCCCGACGACGTGCAGTCGGAGGCCCCGACCGTCCTCGCCCACCGGATCCGGGTCGCCGACGGCGACGCGGACGCCGGCGCTCGCGTGGTCGCCGAGGCGCTGGAGTCGGTCCGGGTGGACTGATGCTCACGCGACGCGGCTGGGCGGTGGTCGGGCTGGTCGCCGGCTGTCTGGCGATGGCCACGGCGTACGGCGCGCGCTCGCTGAACGCCGTCATGGTCCCCGCGCTCGTCGCGCTCGCCGCCGCCGTCGTCCAGGTCGTCCGGGCCGACAGGCCGTCGGTGCGCCGGAAAGTCCCCGAGGGCGGGTTCGTCGGCGAGACGCGAACGGTGACCGTGGAAGTCGACGGCGAGCACGCAACCGCGGTGGGCCTCACCGACCGGACCGACGCCGGACTGGGCGACAGGACGGTCGAGCGGGAGGCGACGGTCGGCGGGACCGTCAGCTACGACGTGACGCTCGACGCACGCGGGGA
It includes:
- a CDS encoding DUF7573 domain-containing protein, yielding MTEDASLTDFDGDGSEPDDAADPATPDDTPNPATSTYRWSPDGTACPDCGDAVERRWRDGDRLVCADCKEW
- a CDS encoding AAA family ATPase is translated as MTDAHGSDAGQRTQTADPAPLSVDAAARASNAIIDNVEEVIVGHHDEIEHVLTAVLADGHVLVEDVPGVGKTMLARALSRSIDCSFSRVQFTPDLLPSDITGVNVFNQKTREFEFQPGPVFANFVLGDEINRAPPKTQSALLEAMEEGQVTVDGDTRPLPDPFTVVATQNAVEGGRTYELPMAEVDRFTKKIHLGYPDQDEEAKMLDRVVGGHPIEELEPVTDVETVRRARATVANATVNEPVREYASRLAGYTREHAQLGASPRGSIALLRSAQARAVLDGRDYVIPDDVQSEAPTVLAHRIRVADGDADAGARVVAEALESVRVD